The genome window CAAAGCGCTTCAGGAACTGCACGGAAAAGCTCAGGAACTCTCATAGTCATTGTTCCACTATGCCAGTGCTCTAAAACCCTACCAGTAGACAACCAGAATGGATACTCTTTGCTTGGTCTTTCAGGTGCTTTCATGAATGGTCTAAAGAAAATTTTTACTTTATTTTTTAAGCTGTATTTTTCTTTAGTTTGCGGAGCTAGCAAGTCTCCTTTTGGTAGTTCTTTTGCAAAATCTCCATAAAATGCAAAATCTGAATTTGGAGCAGCTTTTTTAGCGTAATAGTCAAATTTAGTATTAAATCTCCATTGAGTTTCTTTACCATTAACCACAGGCCATCTTAAGCCTCTTACTTTATGATAAGTGTCAAAATCAGCTAAATCATGTCCATGACCTAAACCAAATTTGCGATATTCTTCCCATAAATACTTTTGCACAAAAAACCCATAGCCGTTAAATTCTTTACCATCGCTACCTATGACTTTTCTCTCATCACCTAAAACTTCAGAATTATCAAAACCTTTAGCGATATTATCCTTAGCTTTAAAAGTTTTTGCTTCTTTATTTGCAAATAACACATCAAATAAAGTATCATCTTCGCTATAACCCATAGCTTTTGCTTCTTCCAAAACGCTTGGTAAAGTAAGCTTATCATTTACCTTAGTTTCACCCCAAACTTCTTTTAGTTTAAAGCGTTTTGCAAATTCCATAATTTGCCAAGTATCACTCATAGCCTCACCTACAGGTAATACTTGTTGCTTCCAATGCTGGGTTCTTCTTTCAGCATTACCATAAGCTCCCCATTTTTCATAAATCATTGCACTTGGTAAAATCAAATCAGCCACTTTAGCACTAATTCCTGGGTAACAATCACTCACAACAATAAAATTATCCATTTCTCTTGCTGCTGCTATCCAGTGGTTTGCATTAGCTGTATTTTGCCAAGGATTGTTTACTTGCACCCAAGCAAATTTGATATTTCCATCTTCTAAATCTCTCATGATCTTCAAATACGGTGCACCTGGTTTTGGATTGATCGTTTTTGCAGGTACTTTCCAAATTTTTTCACTAATAGCTCTATGTTTAGGGTTTGCCACCACCATATCAGCAGGTAAACGGTGTGAAAAAGTCCCAACTTCTCTTGCTGTTCCACAAGCACTTGGCTGTCCTGTCAGCGAAAATGCTCCATTACCTGGCTTAGCTTGTTTACCAAGTAAAAAATGCACCATATAAGCTTGCTCATTCACCCAAGTACCTCTTGTGTGTTGGTTAAAGCCCATAGTCCAAAAACTTACAACTTTTCTATTTTTTTCTATATAAAGATTAGCTAATTCTTGAAGTTTTTTCTTGAAATCTTCTATGCTTTCATCTTCATTTCCCTTAGCAACTTTTGCAACATAATCAAGCGTATAAGGCTCCAAAGCTTTCTTAAAATCTTCAAAAGAAATTTCCCAATGCGCATCAGGAGCACCTTGGTGTTTCATTTCAAATTTATCACCTGCTTTTACTCCCAAATAAGCCAAAGAAATTGCTTCTTCTTCATCTAAAACAATTGCGTTTTGCTTTGCAACTGTATCTTTTTCACTTGCTTTAAATTTAGGATGGTTTGGATTATTTCTCATTCCATAACCAATATCAGCATAACCTGTGGTAAAAATACAATGTTTTTCGATAAATTCTTTATCCATTGCCTCAGGGTGGTTATAAACAATTTCTCTAGCAATATAATTCCAAATAGCCAAATCCGTATTTGGTTTAAAAATAATCTCTGTATCAGCAATATGAGAAGTTCTATTAGAGAAAGTAGATAAATTTACAATTTTAACTTGATCTAAATTGCTTAATTTTCTATCACTTACCCTTGACCACAAAATCGGATGCATTTCTGCCATATTTGCACCCCAAGTAATGATAGTATCAGTAAGTTCTATATCATCATAACATCCAGAAGGTTCATCTACTCCAAAAGTTTGCATAAAACCAACAACAGCACTAGCCATACAGTGACGTGCATTTGGGTCTATATTATTTGATCTAAAACCAGCTTTTACAAGTTTAGCTGCAGCATATCCTTCTTGTATGGTATATTGGCCGCTTGCAAAAATTCCAATACCCTCAGTTCCTTTTTCTTTATAGGCATTTTTGAATTGTTTTTCCATTTCATCAAAGGCCCTTTGCCAAGAAACTTGTTGGAATTTTCCTTTTTTGTCGAATTCACCCTTAGCATTAACACGAAGTAAAGGTGTAACTAAACGGTCTTCTCCATACATGATTTTTGCATTAAAATAACCTTTAATACAATTTAATCCACGATTTACCGGAGCTGCTGGATCGCCTTTTACGGCAACGATTTTACCATCTAAACTTGCAACTAAAATTCCACAGCCTGTACCACAAAATCTACAAACGGCTTTATCCCAACGCCATTTATTCTCAGTATTTGCAAGTACACTACTTGGAACACTAAGACCCGCAACACCACAAGCACTAGCAATAGCGGTATTTTTAATGAAGTCCCTTCTGTTCATTGTAACCCTCGTTATTGTTTATTTGACGTGTTTAAACACATCTTCACAATATTACTATATTTACGGTAAATTTAAAATATGGAAGAGAATATTTTATAATTATTTAAAATTAGGAGTTTTTTAGTATTTTTATAAGATTATTTGCATATTATAAAACGCTAGTTAATCCTAGCGTTTTAATTGATTTACTATACCAAGCATATCATCACTTGTTGTGATTGCTTTAGAACCTGCTTCATAGGCTCTTTGACCTGTAATAAGATCAGTCATTTCCTCTACAAGCTGTACGTTACTAAGTTCAACAAATCCATGCTTAATCATAGAAAAACCATTTTCACCTGCGATCCCCGCTATAGGTGCACCACTTGCATCAGTTTCTACTAAAAGGTTATCTCCTAATGCGTGCAAGCCTGCTGGATTGATAAAATTCACAAGTTCAATTTGTCCTATTTGAGTTTCAGCGGTATTACCTGGTTGCATTACAGAAACCGTCCCATCGCTTGCAACATTGATTGCGATAGCATCTTCAGGTATAGTCATTTCTGGTAAAAGTCTATAACCATCTGAATTTACAATATTTCCTTCAGCATCTTTGGTAAATTGTCCATTTCTTGTATAAGCGATTGTCCCATCTGGCATTTGAATTTGAAAAAAGCCATTATTACCCGCAATCGCCATATCAAGTCCTGAAGTTGAAGTTTGTTTTAAACTACCTTCGCTAAAAATTTTACTTATCGCCGTTACTCTTGATCCAAGACCTACTTCAATACCACTTGGATGTTTAGTGGTGCTTGAAGTTGAAGTACCTGCGTATTTCATTGTTTGATACATCAAATCTGCAAATTCTGCACGAGATTTTTTATAACCCACTGTGTTAACATTTGAAATATTGTTTGATGTAACATCAATTTGTGTTTGTTGCGATACCATCCCTGACGCTGCTGTATATAATGATCTTAACATTTTATCTATCCTTAGTTTTATTTAGTACTTGCTAGCTTATTAATAGCTTCTTGGTTTAAATCATCCATATGAGATGTCATAACTTTTTGATACATCTCAACCATTCTATTTGCCTCTATTAATCCTACCATTTCTGTAACAGGATTAACATTTGAACCTTGGGTAAAACCTTGCTTTACAGCACTAGAATTAGGCAAATCTCTAATTTTATTTAAATTATCAATTTTATACATATTATCGCCATCTTTTTGCAAATCTCTTAAATCATCAACCTGCGCTATAAATAATCTTGCGATGTTTTGATTAGAAGCACTTATCATTCCATTTTTATCTACATTAATAAAAGAAGTAGAATCACCCACGCGTATACCATCATTTTCAGGATTATTAAAATAATCGCTACTTAAGACTCTATAACCTTGACGATTTACCAAATATCCTTCATCATCTAGTTGAAAATTACCATCTTGGCTTAATCTTACCTCGCCATTATTGGTTTTGATTAAATAAAAAGTGTCTTCACGAGTAAGAGCCAAATCTAAAGGATTGTGTGTCATTTTCATAGAACCCACACTAAAATTAGTGTAAACATGATTAATTTGCGGCACTCTATCTATAGTTGTATTAACAAACCTTGCAGCATCTCTTGTGTGATTTTCTATAGGCAACTCATCTTGAGTTTCTTTAAAAATCCTTTTAAAATCTGCAATAACAACATTATCTCTTTTATAACCACTTGTGTTAACATTTGCTAAGTTATTAGTTACCACATCTAAGCGATTAAATTGCGTAACCATAGCACCAGTAGCTTGATAATAACCATTTTGCATTGTTTTTCCTATCTAAAATCTTTATTTTTGTACCAAAACAAAGCAAAAGGTGTTCCAAAATGTTTTTATTTGTTTTTAATTAATTTTTAGGCATAATATTTAGTTTTATACTCATTATCTAAAATACAAGGAGTACTCATGGCTACTGAAACTAATGTTTTAGAAGAACTTTTTAAAGAAAATTCAAAAGATTATATCACATATGAAAAACTTGTCAAGTATTTTGCCAAACTTCCTAATGCAACAAGTGCTAAAAAAATCCGTGATTTAATGGAAAAATACAAAGTAGAACTAATTTCCTCAGCAGAAATTGCCAAAAAAAGAAATTTAGAAGAAGCAAAAAAACTACAAGAAGAAAAACAAAAACTACAAGATACAAGCTTAGAAAACGAATTTGATTTAGCCAATGAGAATGATTTGTTAGAATGGAGCAGATCAGACTCTCCTGTAAGAATGTATTTAAGAGAAATGGGACAAATTGCTCTTTTAAATAAAGACGAAGAAATTGAAATTTCTAAAAAAATTGAACTAGGTGAAGATATTATCATTGATGCATTTTGCTCAGTGCCTTATTTGATTGATTTTATTTTAGATTACAAAGAACCTTTAATCAATAGAGAAAGAAGAGTTAAAGAACTTTTTAAAAGTTTTGAAGATGATGATAAAAGCGATGATGATAAAAGCGATGATGAAGTAGATCATGAAGATGATGGCGAACACGAAGAAGGTGAAAATTCAAACGAAAAAAAACCCAAAAAAACTAGCAAAAAAGAAGATGAGAGAACTTTAAAAGTTATAGAAAGTTTTAAAGCTCTAGAAAAAGCAAAAAAAGAGTGGCTCAAAACTATTTCTACCATTAATGCAGAAAAAAACAACGATGAGTTGCTAGATAAACTAATCATCGCCTTTAAGAAAAATATACTAAAAGAAAAATTAATGGATCTAGGTCCTACTTCAAAACTCATTTCTGAGATCGTAAAATCCATGGAAACTGCATTAAAAAGCGATGAAGAATTTGACAAAGAATTAAAACGTCTAGAGTATCGTTTACCGATGTTTTCAGATGAACTTAAACAAAGACACCAAGATATTTTAAAAGATATTACTAAGCTTAGCAAAGAAGAAATCGCTGAACGTGCCTTAGAAACAACCATGGTTAGCACTTATATGGAAATCAAAAAATTAATCCAAACCAAAGAAGCTAGTCAAAATTCTTTTGATTTGGAAAAAGATCAACTAAAAGAAATTCTAGAACAAATCAAACGTGGTAAAAAAATCTCAGATGAAGCTAAAACAAGAATGGCTAAATCAAATTTACGTTTGGTTGTAAGTATTGCCAAAAGATATACTAACCGCGGTTTACCGTTTTTAGATCTAATCCAAGAAGGCAATATAGGCCTAATGAAAGCGGTGGATAAATTTGAATACAAACGTGGATATAAGTTTTCAACTTATGCAACTTGGTGGATTAGACAAGCCATTTCAAGAGCCATTGCTGATCAAGCAAGAACAATTAGAATTCCTATTCATATGATAGAAACTATCAACCAAATCAATAAAATCATTCGCGAATATTTACAAAAAGAAGGTAAAGAGCCTGATGTAAGTATCATCGCTAAAGAAGTAGGTCTTAGCGTGGATAAGGTAAAACAAGTGATTAAAATCACCAAAGAGCCAATTTCACTTGAAGCACCTATTAGCAATGAAGATGATGGCAAATTTGGAGATTTTGTAGAAGATAGAACTTCAATTTCTCCTATGGATCATATCTTAAAAGATGATTTAAAAGAACAAATTGATGAAGTTTTAGACCAACTTAACGATAGAGAAAAAGCTGTTATTAGAATGCGCTTTGGCTTGATGGATGATGAGAGCGATAGAACCTTAGAAGAAATTGGCAAAGAGTTGAATGTTACAAGAGAAAGAGTAAGACAAATAGAAAGCTCAGCGATCAAAAAACTTAAACATCCAAAAGTTGGTAGAAAACTGAAAAATTATATAGAAGGTTGGAAATAATCCTTGCTAAAAAGCAAGGATTAGTTATCCCTAAAAAGCTTTGTCGCTAAATGTGCTGCCCTACTGTGATCGGTATCTTTTTTCAGCGTATTAAAAATTCTACCGATATATTCTTCTAGTGTTTGTTGTGAATTATTAACCTTTTCTTCATTTAAAATAATTTTACGATATCTTCCTTCGCTATCTAACTCATATGCAAGATCATTATCGCTTAATTGTAATTTCAAAATTTGAGCCAATTTTGCACGAGAATATTCATCAAAAATAGGAGTCATTAGCTCCAATCTTCTTTCTAAATTTCTCGGCATCCAATCAGCACTTGAAATGAAATAATTAGGCGCTGTGTGTTTAAAGTATAAAATTCTAGCATGCTCTAAGTATTTTCCTACTATACTTCTAACTTTTATATTTTCACTATAACCTTTAACTCCAGGTCTTAAGCAACAAATTCCACGCACAATTAGTTCTATTTTTACACCTTTATTAGAGGCATTATATAAAGCTTCAATCACTTCCCCATCTACCAAAGCATTCATTTTTGCTATAATCATTCCATTTTCACCATAGCTTGCTTCTGTAGCTATCATATCTAAAATTCTTTCTTTAATTTGCTTTGGACTCATCGATAAAGTTTTTAAACGGCGACTTTTGCTATACCCTGAAAGGATATGAAAAAAAGTTGTCGTATCTTGTGAGTATTCTTCCTTAGAAGTAAAATAACTCACATCTGTATAAATTTTTGCCGAACTTGCGTTATAATTTCCTGTGCTAAGATGGTTATAAATTTTTAACTTATCCCCTTCTTTTCTAATCACTTGCGCTACTTTTGCATGAACTTTAAAACCTGTAATCCCATATATCACATGCGCACCAGCATTTTCTAGTGATTTTGCCCAGTGCAAGTTATTTTCTTCATCAAAGCGCGCCTTTAATTCCACCATCACAGTAACTTGCTTACCTTCACTTGCAGCATCAATCAAAGCTTGAACAATGCTAGAGTTTTTTTCCACTCTATAAAGTGTCATTCTTATAGAAACTACCTTAGGATCTTTACTTGCTTCTTTGATAAACTGATACACAGGCTCAAAACTCTCATAAGGCTGTATAGCTAAAATATCTTGTTTATCTATCGCACTAAAAATAGACACATTGTCTCCAAAAGGTGGTAAGATTTTTGGCGTATAAACTGGACTTAACAAATGAGTAAACTCTTTATTGGAGATGATTTGCCATAGTGATGGCAAATTTAAAAGTATGCTGTATTCATAAATATCCTTATGAAAAATATTCATATGAGAACTTAAAAAATCTATAAGTTGCTCATCTGCGCCTTTTTCTATCTGCAAACGTATAAAAGCACCTTTTCTACGAAGCTTCAACCCCTGCTCCAAAATCAACATAAAATCATCAGCCTCTTCTTCTTCTATCTCCATATCTGCATTTCTAGTAACCCTAAAAGCAGCAGATGATAAAAGCTTATAACCGGGAAAAATATGCTCTGTGTGATGACGCACTATACTTTCTATAGGCACATAAATATTAGAACTCACTTGATAAAATCTTGGCAAAACCCTAGGTATACGGATCATGCCAAATTTCAAAAGTTCAGGATGCATCGGATCACAAAGTTTCACCGCCAAAGAAAAAGAAAGATTATTCAAATGCGGAAAAGGATGAGTTGCATCAACTGCAATAGGCACAATAACCGGAAAAATATTAGAAAAAAAATGCTCTTTGCATTGTTGCTTTAAATCCTCATCAAGTTCCTCATAAGAACGAATAAATAAATTTTCTCTTTCTAGCTCTTGGGTGATTTTGGTAAAATACTGCTCTACTACGTATTTTTCTTCATGCAAATAATTTCTAATCGCCTTAAGTTGTGCAAGCGGAGTCATCTCATCGTTGCTTGTAATACTAATACCTGCAACAAAAAGCTGTTTTAAACCCGCAATTCTTATCATATAAAATTCATCTAAATTAGTACAATATATAGCAATAAATTTTAACTTTTCAAGTAAAGGAAGATCTTTGGAGCATTGATCTAAAACACGAGAGTTAAAGGCCAACCAAGAAAGCTCTCTATTAATATACATCGATGGTTGAATTTGCATCATAACACCTACCTTATTTTATATTCTTTAATATTTTAGTATTTCTTTTATTAAATTTATTTGATATCTAAAATAGTAAATAAAATATACAAAATAATAATACTTATTTTATCTTAATTAAAGAAAAACAAATAAAAAATAAATTTTTATTTACCTTTTTGGCTCTATTGTGTTATATAATTACCCTTAAGTTCTTGTAACTTAAACTTCATTCAAAGGAGAGACTTTGAAAAAAGCAAACTCAAAACTTTTTGCTGTTTTCCTCTTCTTACTTGTAATTTTAGCGGGTGTGGGAATGTATACTTTCCATAATGCTAAAGGAACTTCTTATTTTAGTGATGCTAGTGAAAGCTGCAACAACTGTCATATTATGAACGAAGTTTATAATGACTATTTAAAAGCTTCACACTCCAAAGAAGTTGATGGTAAACCAAGAGCAACCTGTAATGATTGCCATTTGCCACATAGTTTCTTTGAAAAATGGATTGCTAAAGCTCAAAGTGGTTTAGGACATGCTTATGCATTTACTTTCAAACTAGATTCTCTACCAACACATTTAAGTGCAAATGCAAAAAGTAAAGAAATAGTGCAAAATAACTGTATAGAGTGTCACAAAGAGATTGCGAGTAACACCATCAACCCTACTC of Campylobacter sp. 2014D-0216 contains these proteins:
- the napA gene encoding periplasmic nitrate reductase subunit alpha; this encodes MNRRDFIKNTAIASACGVAGLSVPSSVLANTENKWRWDKAVCRFCGTGCGILVASLDGKIVAVKGDPAAPVNRGLNCIKGYFNAKIMYGEDRLVTPLLRVNAKGEFDKKGKFQQVSWQRAFDEMEKQFKNAYKEKGTEGIGIFASGQYTIQEGYAAAKLVKAGFRSNNIDPNARHCMASAVVGFMQTFGVDEPSGCYDDIELTDTIITWGANMAEMHPILWSRVSDRKLSNLDQVKIVNLSTFSNRTSHIADTEIIFKPNTDLAIWNYIAREIVYNHPEAMDKEFIEKHCIFTTGYADIGYGMRNNPNHPKFKASEKDTVAKQNAIVLDEEEAISLAYLGVKAGDKFEMKHQGAPDAHWEISFEDFKKALEPYTLDYVAKVAKGNEDESIEDFKKKLQELANLYIEKNRKVVSFWTMGFNQHTRGTWVNEQAYMVHFLLGKQAKPGNGAFSLTGQPSACGTAREVGTFSHRLPADMVVANPKHRAISEKIWKVPAKTINPKPGAPYLKIMRDLEDGNIKFAWVQVNNPWQNTANANHWIAAAREMDNFIVVSDCYPGISAKVADLILPSAMIYEKWGAYGNAERRTQHWKQQVLPVGEAMSDTWQIMEFAKRFKLKEVWGETKVNDKLTLPSVLEEAKAMGYSEDDTLFDVLFANKEAKTFKAKDNIAKGFDNSEVLGDERKVIGSDGKEFNGYGFFVQKYLWEEYRKFGLGHGHDLADFDTYHKVRGLRWPVVNGKETQWRFNTKFDYYAKKAAPNSDFAFYGDFAKELPKGDLLAPQTKEKYSLKNKVKIFFRPFMKAPERPSKEYPFWLSTGRVLEHWHSGTMTMRVPELFRAVPEALCYMNEDDAKAMHINQGDIVWVESRRGKVKARVDFRGRNKPSKGLVYVPWFDENVYINKVTLDATCPLSNQTDFKKCAVKITKA
- the flgG gene encoding flagellar basal-body rod protein FlgG; translation: MLRSLYTAASGMVSQQTQIDVTSNNISNVNTVGYKKSRAEFADLMYQTMKYAGTSTSSTTKHPSGIEVGLGSRVTAISKIFSEGSLKQTSTSGLDMAIAGNNGFFQIQMPDGTIAYTRNGQFTKDAEGNIVNSDGYRLLPEMTIPEDAIAINVASDGTVSVMQPGNTAETQIGQIELVNFINPAGLHALGDNLLVETDASGAPIAGIAGENGFSMIKHGFVELSNVQLVEEMTDLITGQRAYEAGSKAITTSDDMLGIVNQLKR
- a CDS encoding flagellar hook-basal body protein, which translates into the protein MQNGYYQATGAMVTQFNRLDVVTNNLANVNTSGYKRDNVVIADFKRIFKETQDELPIENHTRDAARFVNTTIDRVPQINHVYTNFSVGSMKMTHNPLDLALTREDTFYLIKTNNGEVRLSQDGNFQLDDEGYLVNRQGYRVLSSDYFNNPENDGIRVGDSTSFINVDKNGMISASNQNIARLFIAQVDDLRDLQKDGDNMYKIDNLNKIRDLPNSSAVKQGFTQGSNVNPVTEMVGLIEANRMVEMYQKVMTSHMDDLNQEAINKLASTK
- the rpoD gene encoding RNA polymerase sigma factor RpoD; protein product: MATETNVLEELFKENSKDYITYEKLVKYFAKLPNATSAKKIRDLMEKYKVELISSAEIAKKRNLEEAKKLQEEKQKLQDTSLENEFDLANENDLLEWSRSDSPVRMYLREMGQIALLNKDEEIEISKKIELGEDIIIDAFCSVPYLIDFILDYKEPLINRERRVKELFKSFEDDDKSDDDKSDDEVDHEDDGEHEEGENSNEKKPKKTSKKEDERTLKVIESFKALEKAKKEWLKTISTINAEKNNDELLDKLIIAFKKNILKEKLMDLGPTSKLISEIVKSMETALKSDEEFDKELKRLEYRLPMFSDELKQRHQDILKDITKLSKEEIAERALETTMVSTYMEIKKLIQTKEASQNSFDLEKDQLKEILEQIKRGKKISDEAKTRMAKSNLRLVVSIAKRYTNRGLPFLDLIQEGNIGLMKAVDKFEYKRGYKFSTYATWWIRQAISRAIADQARTIRIPIHMIETINQINKIIREYLQKEGKEPDVSIIAKEVGLSVDKVKQVIKITKEPISLEAPISNEDDGKFGDFVEDRTSISPMDHILKDDLKEQIDEVLDQLNDREKAVIRMRFGLMDDESDRTLEEIGKELNVTRERVRQIESSAIKKLKHPKVGRKLKNYIEGWK
- a CDS encoding RNA degradosome polyphosphate kinase; protein product: MQIQPSMYINRELSWLAFNSRVLDQCSKDLPLLEKLKFIAIYCTNLDEFYMIRIAGLKQLFVAGISITSNDEMTPLAQLKAIRNYLHEEKYVVEQYFTKITQELERENLFIRSYEELDEDLKQQCKEHFFSNIFPVIVPIAVDATHPFPHLNNLSFSLAVKLCDPMHPELLKFGMIRIPRVLPRFYQVSSNIYVPIESIVRHHTEHIFPGYKLLSSAAFRVTRNADMEIEEEEADDFMLILEQGLKLRRKGAFIRLQIEKGADEQLIDFLSSHMNIFHKDIYEYSILLNLPSLWQIISNKEFTHLLSPVYTPKILPPFGDNVSIFSAIDKQDILAIQPYESFEPVYQFIKEASKDPKVVSIRMTLYRVEKNSSIVQALIDAASEGKQVTVMVELKARFDEENNLHWAKSLENAGAHVIYGITGFKVHAKVAQVIRKEGDKLKIYNHLSTGNYNASSAKIYTDVSYFTSKEEYSQDTTTFFHILSGYSKSRRLKTLSMSPKQIKERILDMIATEASYGENGMIIAKMNALVDGEVIEALYNASNKGVKIELIVRGICCLRPGVKGYSENIKVRSIVGKYLEHARILYFKHTAPNYFISSADWMPRNLERRLELMTPIFDEYSRAKLAQILKLQLSDNDLAYELDSEGRYRKIILNEEKVNNSQQTLEEYIGRIFNTLKKDTDHSRAAHLATKLFRDN
- the nrfH gene encoding cytochrome c nitrite reductase small subunit, translated to MKKANSKLFAVFLFLLVILAGVGMYTFHNAKGTSYFSDASESCNNCHIMNEVYNDYLKASHSKEVDGKPRATCNDCHLPHSFFEKWIAKAQSGLGHAYAFTFKLDSLPTHLSANAKSKEIVQNNCIECHKEIASNTINPTLDPHKQDNALNCVSCHQGVGHKRGF